From the genome of Falco cherrug isolate bFalChe1 chromosome 10, bFalChe1.pri, whole genome shotgun sequence:
AGTGCCGGGgtggggaagcagcagagctgttgcaGGGGATGCTCGGCACAGGCTCCGAGGCTGCCCTGACGTGCCCCAGGTCTCTGCGGGagagctgtgccagccagcccagcttCCCAGGGCTCCTGTCCTGCGGAAGAGGCGGCAAGCAGGGCTGTCCTtccaccccagcaccctgctgccctCTGCCTGGGTCTGGAGCTGATCCTGTTCTCAGAGGAGTCTTAATTTGGGATAAATGACAGTGCTGTCAGCGGTAACACGGTGCCCTGTATCACCCTGGCCATCCCAGTAGCCAAGAACAGGGCTCCCATCCAGATGCTTTTTAGGCACAAGATTTGGTCACTGGGGGTGTCCTTATTCCAGGCAGGGAATAAGGCACTAACTCCGGCGGGGCCGATGTGTGCATGCTGTCAGCGTGCTGCCCTTGCTGGGGACGTACAGCTTCATGCACAGTGGTTGTGGCTTGCTCAGAACTTACAACTAGGTTTATGCTGTTTGCTGTCAGTCCAGACAAAAGGGCATTGCAAATGCATGTTGTTCAGGAAGTGCCGTTCATACAACATGGCCTGTCTTTGCCGTATGTTTCAATCCATCTTAGAGTTATTTGGCAGCAGAGCAACTTGTCTTAACCATTAATTAATAGTTGTGAAATCAAGGATAAATGTGTGGTCTGAATTTCCAGAGCCAGACGTGTTTCTTCAGCATCTCCACATGCATTTGCTAGGTCAATGCTTTTGCAAGCAGCAGAACAGGTTGAAAGAACAAGCTGTGAACAATCAATGGGATTTAACGGCAACAATTTcttttgaggaagaaaactgttttgggGGGGATTTAGTAAGTTCCAGTGAAACAACAGTCTATTACTGAACTCCTCTGGCTGGAGGGATGTAAAGTACAAATTCTCTTACCAGTTCATCTTCACACTCATCCCGTGCGAGACCCTCTTCCTCACCCTCGTCCCCGTTCAGCGGCTCCTCCGTGTTGGCCTCTGCCTCTGATGCTGTGTCTTCCTGCGAGATTTCgcttttgctgctgtctgcCTTCTTCCGTACCTCTGTGAGAGCAAGAGCCAAGCCATCGGGatcaggggctgggggaggcaatGTCTGGAGACTGAAGACACTAATCCAGTGGCCCCCAAATTCACTTGGGAGGTAAATAATACatctaggtttttttttttttcctgcaatggTAAGTTTTGCTGATTTTGAAGCAGCTGCCTAAAGCAACCCTGGAGAGGGCAGAGCAGGTCATTGTTCTGCATCCCTCCGGAGTGAGTGTGGGAGGCAGACAGGATAGAATAAATAgaataatggggaaaaaaaaagcaaactacccccccccccccccccaactatatgacaaaagaaaaaaaatcccatcccTTAAAACCCCAGTTCTGTAATTTGGGGGAATTTTGGCATGTAATTTTGGCCTGTGATTCTACCCTGGAACCTGGGGGTGACACCACCATCAGAGCCTGGGGATGCTCTAAGCCGCCGAGGTTTTGGGGGTGGCTCGGCAGGGCGTGGGTCCCCGCACTCCGTGCTGCTCTGGCACCGGCCCCGAGGCACCACGCGCTCCCGGCTGACCTGTGGACAACTTCTGTTCCTCGGAGATCTGCTCCAGTCGGCCCAGGAGAGCATCAATGTTGGATTTGATCTGTGTCAGCTCAGTTTTGATTGTCTGCAGCTCACTGCACTTCActtggaggaaggaaggaaaaaaggcatttactGAGCGCCCTGCAGAGCACCCGAGGCGCCTGCCTCACCCCTCAGCCTGGCCCACGTCACCTCGCTGAGCAGGTTCAAAAAAGAACTAGAAACACCGCGCCAGGAGCAACCCCCTGGCAGCCTGGGGTGGCTGTGCGGTGATGCCACCGGCGtgcctctgcctgtgctggccGCAGCCGCCCGAGGGGTGTGCAGGCCCCTGCGCAGCTAACAGGGGCGAGGGGGCACGCGAGGGGGGGTGGctttgcagggagcagcagcaccccctCCTCCATCGCCAGccctcactgccctgctgcctgctacAGCACCGGCAAGCAAACCTGGTGGGGGCTGCACCCGAGAGCCCGTGGGTCCGTTGTCCAGGCACTTTGCAGGGGATGACCCCAGGCTCTGGCACCCTCAGCTTGCACTTGCACCTGCCCCTGCTGCATATGCAGCTGCAAGGCCCTCGCTTGTGCTGTTGTTTCcagatgttttgggttttttaaggtTGTCCGGCCCACCTTGCCCTGGGGGTGGCAGTCCCAGGTGCACACCGGTCTCCGTGCCAGCCCATGCACATACTCACACTTCAACTTGGCCGAGCTGTTGGCGATGGCAGCCGACCTGGCGAAGAGCTTGACGGGCAGCGCCGCCTTCACGCGCCGGACGAGGGGGATGGTGACCCGCGGCCGCTTCACAGGAACCACCCTGGGCACCGGAGAGACTCGGCCCCGGTACTCAAAGAGcctggagggtggggggaaggatggggggcactggagcagccctgcagcacccccatTTCTGCCATGGCTACCAGCGGCTGCCACAACCGGAGCCCAAACAGCGCTGGTGGTGAGCCGGGCACAGCCTGGCCATTGGACCCCACCGCGCTGGGCTGGGCCACCCTGCACCCCACCTTGCTCCCCACAGCagatgctgggctgcagggaagatCCTGCCTCATAGAAACCCCTTTGGCTGATGCCTCCCCTGCTCACCTGTCATAGAAGTCGTCTCTGTAATAGTCATAGTCGAAGTCATAGCCGCTGCAGAGACAGAGGCAGGATAGCACGAGTTAATTAGTGCTGGTGCTTTATTATTTTGACTCCCTCACTGCCCGCTGAGCCCCCCCGGTCCTTTATTTATCCCCCCTCCATAGGGCAGCCCCTGTCCTCCCACCTGGGAGGACGTGCGCACGCACCCGCCTGGCTGCGGGGGTCTGCAGGGGTGGGCTGAGCCGGGGGGAAGCTCCGTGGCTGGACGCGCTGGACAGGGTGATGCTTATTCCAGGATGGAGCAAGAAGGTGTGCGGGTGGGCTCAAACCTGCAAACTGGGGTGGGAGAAATGCCCGGGGGGCTGTGTGCTGTGTGCTGAAGGGCAGGGTGGGGCATGGGGAGCAGCCCCTCCATCCCTGGCTGGCCGTGCACGGGCTGTGCCTAGAAAGGGCTGGTGAATTGTCACAGCATTGCTGGTGTCCCTCCGTCCTGCCTCCTGCGCAGCGTGCCCCTGGCACGAGGGCTTGGCCCTGCTGCCATCCGCGTATGGGTTTTTGTCATAGCCTATGTAATTGTTGGGGTAGAAGTCAGAAATAAGAGGATATTTATTAATTCAGCATCTTTGCTGTCAAAGTTGTTTAAACTCTCTTCTCCCAGTGAGACACTGCCCACGCCTGTATTCTGGAGCTTGAGCTGCATTTTAACCCGAAGTTGGAACAATGCATTTCTCACTCCCTGCAGACCCGTAActcactttctctcttgctgcagctggttttgcATAAGGCAATGCATGCCAGGTGGCTGCAGCGGGCAGTCACAGGCCTTCAGAGGCAAGGCCAGCACTGGCGCTGCCCGATGTCCCAACAcactcccagcagcagggaagagcagcGCTGCCAGACgtgccagctgctcccagcaaaacacagtgTCTGATTCCCTcgtgtgctgctggctgagttAATGCTggtgaaataaaaagttatgCTGATGTtgcctcctctctgctctgaaCAAAGAGAATGGTTATTGCAGCCCCTGAAAGCAAGAGTCCGTCCTGCATCGTCAAACTGTTTGAAGCAGCTTataaaaaccccagaaaatcTAATGGGAAGAAAGATtgatggggagagggaaggattCTGAGCCAGGAGAAAGTGGGGcgtggggagagggaaggatgAGCGCTCAAGTAAGTAGCTGAGAGTAAATCTGGTGTCTTGCACCTTAGGCAAGAAGCGACAACAAGAACATGTGGCTGGCCAGGACAGCCGGTGGGAAGTGTGGTTGGGACCAGAAATTCCAGGCTTGACCCAGGACACCTGTCCTGCCGCTGCCGGCACTGGGCTTTCCACCCAATGTTCAGTTTCAGTACCTAGCTGGTTTCTTACACCGGTCTTCTCCACGCTCCTTGGATGCTCCTTGGGCTCCCCAGAAGTCTGTGGCAACATGCAGAGACAGCCTGCGCCTTGGGGGGACCTGAAGTACACCGTGTCGTTGGAGACACCAGGGCTCCTTTGGGGCCAAAGGCTGCAAGGGGCTAAGGACAACCAGACAGCATTTGCAGCTACTGCCTCTTTTGGGGTTTGCTGCCACGTCACGTGGTGGCTTCAGGCGAGGAGGTATTTCCTAAAGCTGGGCTCAGGGCACGCCGGCTGGCCGGGACACCGAACGCAGGGTCTCGCTGCCGAGCCAGCAGTGCCAGCGGGGAGGGGTGGGCAGAGATGTGACTGTGGAGGTGTTATCACTGTAAGCCTTCCGAATTCAACTGCATGATGAAAAACAACCGTTTTGCTGAGTCTCAGCACAGATTAATTTCAACATCTTTTCAGCCTTTGCATCCTCCCCTTCTGACCTGACTTGTAGACAATGTTTCTGCTGGGCTCACAGAGGAGAAATGAATATCCCGGCAGCCTTCTGTCCCAGGCACAGAGCGATCTTGATTTATTCCCTTGTGTGCTTTTCTAAATTGAAAGGGAAACGTAATACCTACCACATCAGCTCTTGCTGGAACATAACCAGCCTGTTTGTATGGCTGAGGAGATGGGCAGTATGGAATgaggaaatgtattttcatggaGATTTTTGTGACTGGTAACTTGATTTTCATTCTAAGCTGGGATGAAacctggaaatacagaaaatctcAAAGAAAATAGCTTCCCTCAGCCTGCCAATCTATTTTGATCACCAAGGATGTTTGACTCCAGTTTTGTTTGAATCCAATAAACAGagaatgcaaacaaaacaggaagtaatttgaaaggaaaattgaaCTAGGATGCTTCAACACTGTCAGACTCCCCCATTCTTCTTtatttggtggtggtttttttttttttttttcccttagatGCAACTTAAATGAAATTGCTGCAGTTTTGTAATATTTATCAATcctgacaggctctggtgaaCTGCTTCTGGCTagctccagcagtgccctggAGCTAATGTTCTCTGTAGCCACAGGCAAGAGAAGATAGTGGCATCGCCCTGTGGCTCAAGGACTCCCAAGTGGGATGAAGCAGTGTCTTTATTCATGGCAAAAACTCCCCCGGCGTGCTGTTGCTCTTGCTGGGAAGCTCACTGTGGCTTGGACACGGTAAGGCAGCTTTAGACCATTTGCTCACAAACAACACAAAGCTTGGGGGCATTTGGCAAAGTTTTGAAATACCTGCACTCCTTTCTTCTCACCCTATTCATGCCCCAGGTCTCAGCCAGCTTTTCTTCCAAGCCTTCGCTCCCTGGTGGGAGCCCcactgccagagctgcagaCACGGTGGGCTCAGCACACAGCCGGCTCCCTGCAGAGATGGGGATGCAGCCCCATCGCATGGGcattgctctgctgctgtcagcactgTCCCGGGCGAAGCCTCGCATCCAGGAACAAGGAATGAAGCCCCAACCGGGGTGGGTACCCTCCACCTCCGTCACTGACCCTCACTCCTGGGCTCGGCTCCGGCACCCAAAGGATGAAGCCCAGCCTCAAGTACCTGTAGATCCAACCTGGTGTGGACTGGAGAAGGACGGGGAAGCCTAAAAGCTCACTAACCCTCTTTCAAGACTAGTCAAAACAGCAGTTTGGTACAGAAAGTAGCTAACAAACACTGTAAATGTTACTGTGCTATTTGCAGGAGGGAATGTGCGAGCAAAGCTGGGCAGCCTTGTGTTTTCTGGTGGCaactgctgctggctctgtttTGCAGCTTGTTGACAGAGGCAGTGGAGCTGGCTTACACGTGTCTGATCCACAGGGCAGGCAGTCCAAGAGCATCTACTAATATTTGTAGGTGAAAACCAAGGGGGTGGAAGGGGtacccctgccctggccctgaATGCTTCCACCCGTTTCAAAAGGAATTACGGGC
Proteins encoded in this window:
- the RALY gene encoding RNA-binding protein Raly; the protein is MSLKVQTSNITNKNDPKSINSRVFIGNLNTAVVKKSDVETIFSKYGRVVGCSVHKGYAFVQYSNERHARAAVLGENGRVLAGQTLDINMAGEPKPNRPKGLKRAASALYSGYDFDYDYYRDDFYDRLFEYRGRVSPVPRVVPVKRPRVTIPLVRRVKAALPVKLFARSAAIANSSAKLKLKCSELQTIKTELTQIKSNIDALLGRLEQISEEQKLSTEVRKKADSSKSEISQEDTASEAEANTEEPLNGDEGEEEGLARDECEDELENSHYTDVEDARLQ